One window of Haloarchaeobius salinus genomic DNA carries:
- a CDS encoding UbiA family prenyltransferase, whose protein sequence is MSQSNGPYEPEQFTYRLPDPTVAVERAFGAAKYASILDGLVAATKVVVVSLLLSLPLTTAVLLAGLVTFSVYGSNKLVDAEDEVNCPGRASFVARNREALLVGTLGAYVLALGLAALEGLDSFLLTLVPAAAAVLYSTPWLPVDGGTRLKDVLVVNTVLVAGSWAAYVAFIPVAYADAPVTPAALTVCAFFFLQTVVAGEVLNARDVAGDRAEGVSTMATVFGIRHTQFVLYALDVVTLALLVWAATTGVLSVPLALALVPAVGYSLLVTALVGRDVDRGRLGTCRDCQYLLMLCCVLVAV, encoded by the coding sequence ATGAGTCAATCGAACGGCCCGTACGAACCCGAACAGTTCACCTACCGTCTCCCCGACCCGACCGTCGCCGTCGAGCGCGCGTTCGGAGCGGCGAAATACGCGTCGATACTCGACGGTCTCGTGGCGGCGACGAAGGTCGTCGTGGTGTCGCTGCTCCTGTCGTTGCCGCTCACCACGGCGGTCCTGCTCGCCGGACTCGTCACGTTCTCCGTCTACGGCTCGAACAAGCTGGTCGACGCCGAGGACGAGGTCAACTGCCCCGGCCGCGCCAGCTTCGTCGCCCGGAACCGCGAGGCCCTGCTCGTGGGCACGCTCGGCGCGTACGTCCTCGCACTCGGACTCGCGGCGCTGGAGGGCCTCGACTCGTTCCTGTTGACGCTCGTCCCAGCGGCCGCCGCGGTCCTGTACAGCACGCCGTGGCTCCCGGTCGACGGCGGTACCCGGCTGAAGGACGTGCTCGTCGTCAACACCGTCCTCGTCGCCGGTTCCTGGGCCGCCTACGTCGCGTTCATCCCGGTCGCGTACGCCGACGCGCCGGTGACGCCGGCCGCCCTGACCGTCTGTGCCTTCTTCTTCCTCCAGACCGTCGTCGCCGGCGAGGTGCTCAACGCTCGTGACGTGGCCGGCGACCGCGCCGAGGGCGTCTCCACGATGGCGACCGTCTTCGGCATCCGGCACACCCAGTTCGTGCTCTACGCGCTCGACGTCGTCACCCTCGCCCTGCTCGTCTGGGCGGCGACGACCGGCGTGCTGTCGGTCCCCCTCGCGCTCGCGCTGGTCCCCGCGGTCGGCTACTCGCTGCTGGTCACCGCGCTGGTCGGGCGTGACGTCGACCGCGGTCGGCTCGGCACCTGCCGGGACTGCCAGTACCTCCTGATGCTCTGTTGCGTGCTCGTCGCCGTCTGA
- a CDS encoding cryptochrome/photolyase family protein: MQLHWHRDDLRVADNLALTTATDRADDRGPVAPVFVFDDDVLAHGSSNRVAFMLDALAHLRDAYRDRGSELLVRHGDPREVVPELATELGAESVTWAEGYSGLATERDAAVRQRLDEVDVARESVTDALHHEPGSITTNDGEPYSVYSYFWKKWRDRPKTDPVDAPDAEALVDADDLPDPEPLPTLADLGFEVPTADIPTAGTEAARERLTAFCDGPIYDYGDRRDYPAEACTSRLSADLKWGTIGVREVYEETAVAADFAETESDRESVEEFQSQLAWREFYHHVLFFNPGVVTANYKEYEHPIEWRDDPDELQAWKDGETGYPIVDAGMRQLREEGFMHNRVRMIVASFLTKDLLVDWREGYAHFREHLVDHDTANDNGGWQWAASTGTDAQPYFRIFNPMTQGERYDPDAAYITQYVPELRDAEPSLIHGWHEASELLREQGAPEYTRPIVDHGDRRERALSMFKSARGE, translated from the coding sequence ATGCAACTGCACTGGCACCGCGACGACCTCCGGGTCGCCGACAACCTGGCCCTCACGACGGCGACGGACCGGGCCGACGACCGCGGCCCCGTCGCTCCCGTGTTCGTCTTCGACGATGACGTGCTCGCCCACGGCTCGTCGAACCGGGTCGCGTTCATGCTCGACGCGCTGGCCCACCTCAGAGACGCCTACCGCGACCGGGGGAGCGAGCTCCTCGTCCGCCACGGCGACCCCCGGGAGGTGGTCCCCGAGCTCGCCACGGAACTCGGGGCCGAGTCGGTGACGTGGGCCGAGGGTTACTCCGGCCTCGCCACCGAGCGCGACGCCGCGGTCCGACAGCGACTCGACGAGGTCGACGTGGCGCGTGAGTCCGTCACCGACGCGCTCCACCACGAGCCCGGTTCCATCACCACTAACGATGGTGAACCGTACTCCGTCTACAGCTACTTCTGGAAGAAGTGGCGCGACCGGCCGAAGACCGACCCCGTCGACGCCCCCGACGCCGAGGCCCTCGTCGATGCCGACGACCTGCCCGACCCGGAACCGCTGCCGACGCTCGCCGACCTCGGCTTCGAGGTACCGACGGCCGACATCCCGACGGCGGGCACCGAGGCCGCACGCGAGCGACTCACCGCCTTCTGTGACGGCCCCATCTACGACTACGGGGACCGCCGGGACTACCCCGCAGAGGCCTGCACGTCGCGGCTCTCCGCCGACCTGAAGTGGGGAACCATCGGCGTCAGGGAGGTGTACGAGGAGACAGCGGTCGCCGCCGACTTCGCCGAGACGGAGTCCGACAGGGAGTCCGTCGAGGAGTTCCAGAGCCAGCTCGCGTGGCGGGAGTTCTACCACCACGTCCTCTTCTTCAACCCCGGCGTCGTCACGGCGAACTACAAGGAGTACGAGCACCCAATCGAGTGGCGCGACGACCCCGACGAGCTGCAGGCCTGGAAGGACGGCGAGACCGGCTACCCCATCGTCGACGCCGGGATGCGCCAGCTCCGCGAGGAGGGGTTCATGCACAACCGCGTGCGGATGATCGTCGCCTCGTTCCTCACCAAGGACCTGCTGGTGGACTGGCGCGAGGGGTACGCCCACTTCCGCGAGCACCTCGTCGACCACGACACCGCGAACGACAACGGCGGCTGGCAGTGGGCCGCGTCGACGGGGACCGACGCTCAGCCGTACTTCCGAATCTTCAACCCGATGACCCAGGGCGAGCGGTACGACCCCGACGCGGCGTACATCACGCAGTACGTGCCGGAGCTCCGCGACGCCGAACCGTCCCTGATCCACGGCTGGCACGAGGCGAGCGAGCTGCTGCGCGAACAGGGTGCCCCGGAGTACACGCGGCCCATCGTCGACCACGGGGATCGACGCGAACGGGCGCTCTCCATGTTCAAATCGGCACGCGGCGAGTGA
- a CDS encoding phosphotransferase family protein: protein MTDASDEYFDRLVDEAALESYLRANLGDADDFEVRRHQAGHSNETLFVTWGGEELVLRRPPPGETAEKAHDVLREYSVVDALQSTDVPLPRTVLACDDHDIVGSDFYLMERLDGTVLRGADGDPLADPADRQRVGEELVDTLAAVHTVDVDAVGLSEFGHPEGFTQRQVRRWSEQLTWAFSKTSDEREVPAIYDVMEWLQENAPEGHPHTLVHGDYKLDNVMYDLADEPELVGVFDWEMSTLGDPLTDLGWMLSFWRDAGDPDTVSEEFFDTFLENEGYPRRRELVDRYEAATGIEYTNDRFYRALAVYKLAGLGEMFFARHLAGDADDPLYPKMREAVPALADRAQRIIDGEEPL from the coding sequence GTGACAGACGCATCCGACGAGTACTTCGACCGACTCGTCGACGAGGCGGCCCTAGAGTCGTACCTCCGGGCGAACCTCGGCGACGCCGACGACTTCGAGGTACGCCGCCACCAGGCCGGCCACTCCAACGAGACGCTGTTCGTCACTTGGGGCGGCGAGGAGCTGGTGCTCCGGCGGCCACCGCCGGGCGAGACGGCGGAGAAGGCCCACGACGTGTTGCGGGAGTACTCGGTCGTGGACGCGCTCCAGTCGACCGACGTGCCCCTGCCGCGGACCGTCCTCGCCTGCGACGACCACGACATCGTGGGGAGCGACTTCTACCTGATGGAGCGCCTGGACGGCACCGTCCTCCGCGGCGCGGACGGCGACCCCCTGGCCGACCCGGCGGACCGCCAGCGCGTCGGCGAGGAGCTGGTGGACACGCTCGCGGCCGTCCACACCGTCGACGTCGACGCGGTGGGGCTCTCCGAGTTCGGCCACCCCGAGGGGTTCACCCAGCGACAGGTCCGGCGCTGGTCCGAACAGCTCACGTGGGCGTTCTCGAAGACCAGCGACGAGCGCGAGGTGCCGGCCATCTACGACGTGATGGAGTGGCTGCAGGAGAACGCACCCGAGGGGCACCCGCACACGCTCGTCCACGGCGACTACAAGCTGGACAACGTGATGTACGACCTCGCCGACGAGCCCGAACTCGTCGGGGTGTTCGACTGGGAGATGAGCACGCTCGGCGACCCGCTGACGGACCTCGGCTGGATGCTGTCGTTCTGGCGCGACGCGGGCGACCCCGACACCGTCTCCGAGGAGTTCTTCGACACGTTCCTCGAGAACGAGGGGTACCCGAGACGGCGGGAACTCGTCGACCGATACGAGGCGGCGACCGGCATCGAGTACACGAACGACCGGTTCTACCGTGCGCTGGCGGTGTACAAGCTCGCCGGTCTCGGTGAGATGTTCTTCGCCCGCCACCTCGCGGGCGACGCCGACGACCCGCTCTACCCGAAGATGCGCGAGGCGGTCCCGGCGCTGGCCGACCGCGCACAGCGCATCATCGACGGCGAGGAGCCGCTGTAG